From one Mytilus trossulus isolate FHL-02 chromosome 10, PNRI_Mtr1.1.1.hap1, whole genome shotgun sequence genomic stretch:
- the LOC134686183 gene encoding uncharacterized protein LOC134686183, translating to MTPLWVSLAELREYERRRMSGNFTLADDNEAYDDSILPLLTIAHDLYIYYVPVIICLGTLLNLFITLVLLKTRLRKRFHSHIVAAIAICDIGFLVALLFIWIKDQGIEIYRVPGLCQMVIFMSHFFPFLSFWHMIATCFIIMICPKNHCLTHTCNNVGKARTLVISLSIFTFTIYIYKTWTNGVVSVNGVKFCTILPETEAAMSILNILDMVVLLLLPFFLLIFFQILTVINFILKTVVTKSIGRSYLCRDYFKVIFAYSICFHIFVGPGCISKILVLFRMTHDKTPTYNFKDIIIENFIQYIFYTYFAIKPLVYMIVSRSFRYHFKELITKAKQTINITRTLVTTSQSQEQTLL from the coding sequence ATGACGCCGTTATGGGTTTCCTTAGCAGAACTACGAGAATATGAACGCAGAAGAATGAGCGGGAATTTCACATTAGCAGACGACAATGAAGCATATGACGATTCAATCCTACCATTGCTAACCATTGCACAtgatttatacatatattatgtTCCAGTTATAATCTGCCTCGGGACGCTTTTAAACCTGTTCATTACTCTGGTTTTGTTGAAAACAAGATTACGAAAGAGATTTCACTCTCATATTGTTGCGGCCATTGCAATTTGCGACATTGGTTTTTTAGTGGCTTTACTATTTATTTGGATTAAGGATCAGGGTATTGAAATATACAGAGTTCCCGGATTATGTCAAATGGTCATATTTATGAgtcatttttttccatttttgtcattttggcaTATGATTGCTACATGTTTCATCATAATGATTTGTCCTAAAAATCATTGTTTGACGCATACTTGCAACAATGTAGGCAAAGCAAGGACATTGGTTATTTCTCTTTCGATATTTACGTTTACTATATACATCTACAAGACATGGACAAACGGAGTTGTAAGTGTAAATGGAGTAAAATTCTGCACGATTCTACCGGAAACGGAAGCAGCCATGAGCATCttaaacattttggacatggttGTTCTACTACTCTTGCCATTTTTCTTGTTAATATTCTTTCAAATTCTTACAGTAATCAATTTTATCCTAAAAACTGTTGTTACTAAGAGTATTGGAAGATCATATCTTTGCAGGGACTATTTCAAAGTGATCTTTGCATATTccatttgttttcatatatttgttgGTCCTGGATGTATCTCGAAGATACTTGTTTTATTCCGGATGACACATGATAAAACTCCAACTTACAATTTCAAGGATATAATCATCGAAAATTTCatccaatatatattttacacttACTTTGCCATCAAACCATTGGTCTATATGATTGTCTCCAGGTCGTTCAGATATCATTTTAAGGAGCTCATTACAAAAGCAAAGCAAACTATAAATATAACACGAACTTTGGTTACCACCAGTCAGTCTCAAGAACAAACTTTGTTGTAA